Within the Montipora foliosa isolate CH-2021 chromosome 11, ASM3666993v2, whole genome shotgun sequence genome, the region GGGAGAAGCAAGCTCCTACTCGTGGGCTCCCTTCAAACCTTAATTTGAAATACGTTTCGTCTTTATGGTACCCTAAACATCCATAAGGAGTTGCGGGTTATGGATATTTACTGGAAAAGAAGCTCCTTCATCTGCTTTAATTTCACTTAAAATGAAGTAGACGTCATCGCCTAATATGCAGACAAACCAGCATGAAGACCAAAGTGCGCAATTTCCTTATCTACTGAgttggaggggggaggggtggggaatGATGGTATTTGCGGGGAAACAGGTTTTGGCGAAAAATGCCATAAAATACTACAAAGGGCTATGCAGATGGTTTGGGGGAGTTttatttaacatgttttcagcCTACTTTTAGAAGAAAGCGCTTTCAAGGATTTTTAATGCTAAAAACGcgatttttgtccatttttcggCCAAAAAAGGATGAAATAAGCCTTAAAAAACAGTTTTCTATGTTTAGGCCGGTTGCTTTAAAACAAGTGCGATCTTGTGAACTGTTTCTATCTTTGCTATCAAGTTTTTTATTTACGTTATTTATGTTAgcgagaaaaaaaatacagttaaGTTGGGTATTTGCGACCAAAAACAGGTACTTGCTACGTAATCGTTTTTTGAGATAAATTACCtgaaatttcattggctatcAAACAAATGGCTCGGAAGAGTTCCTCTCAACAAGCGCTGAAGTTACCCGAAGCAAAAATATGTATAACGCTGCTTTTAGGGGATTTAAAGAGCAAAATCTTTCCAGGAATCTCAAAAAAATCTGAAGGTTTGAAGTGCTGTTGAATGCATACCTTAAAGCAACATTTTGGCAGAAAAATTAACAtggaaagaaacgaaaaataaacgtaaTCCAGAGGGGTTGAGCAGAGATGTTCCTTGACTTGAAGACCTTTGAAATACGATTTAAATGAGGAATTTTACGGAATTTTTGACTGATGTGCCAAGCTTTCAGTATTTGCTACCTTCTTTGGGTAATAATCAAAATATCATGATAAATATGCTACTGATATTTGTTTCTAAGTAATATACTGTTCATTTTCAGTTAGAGCTTCCACTCTTGTGAAGTCATAGTGCTtgaagtgatttttttcttttaaagtccCAGAGAAATGGCGTAGTAAATACGGATTGATGAATCTAAAGAGAGATGGAGAGAGAGAGAATCTTTACTTAAGCGTCAAGTCGTTTTAGCGCtcgagcactaattggggacattgcGTTACAAGGATGTCATCAAGCGAGACTTGCGATCTGCACTTATCGACACCAGTGCATGGGAGGACATCGCCAAACACCGAGATACATGGCGGCAAAGTGTCAAAACGGGGGTTTCAAAGGCGGAAGCGAAcgctagagtccaggctacatGCAAGAGAGCGGCGAGGAAAGAACGCGCAGCCTCTGCGCGCGATTCCACAAGgccacctgcaacagagactgccactccaggatcgggctacacagtcatacaagatcctgcccaaatCCCCAGCGCTAACCATCGCCTCTTTGAGACGAGGATGCCACTACCCaactaaaattaacaaataacaCAGATCAAGTCAAGTGGTTGTTGTTGACCACCAGGCCGGCCTCTTTTTGCCACAATGCATGCACCCTAAAATTCTGTCATACAACACAAGAACTTTCACACTCGTACgcaaagcaaagaaaaatatggATATTCTCAAATtcgtatgggtaatcaaatggtgacgagtgaaataagggaataatttcacgcgtaaGCTGCGAAGATGGCGGCATTGTTGGCGCGAGACTGGCGCGAGAGGCAAATGAACGAGAGGCAAAGCCGCGCGGAGAACTGGGAGGGATGCGCGCcaagaatagggagcttaagcacgcgcgtttttgaaacgcagacggcaaccggaagagaacatttcgcgtgccaggtcagtggtgtctcccacatttttatattaatcatctctaatggagaaaagacacttagcaatgtaaatgtggttgtgtgaagacaagttaaaagggaaaacagctcacttccggggtgccgtccgcgtttcaaaaacgcgcgtgcttaagcccCCTATTATATACCACCAGCTATGCAGGctacatgtgaaattataaattatgctgaaatttcgcgccaaaattaaggagtaatttgtcacccatgttatggAAGCCAATCCCTCCTACTTCTTTTTGGTTCAATTTGGGGTTGATTCCACAACATTCTACAGACAGTTTTCCTTTCAGTCTAGACAAGGCAAATAGGGTGAGAATAAGTTCGTTGTCTGAACCGGGCCATTATCGCTCACTCGTGTCAGTTCTTTCCTAGGTTTAGCGAACCCCTGCTGCTTGATTAAGGACGTGGGAGTGGGACATTACTTCACGCTGCGCTTCTACTACGATTATATCAACCGACAGTGCCGTCGATTCATTTACAAGGGATGGTTGGGCAATGCAAATAACTTCGAGTCGTGGATACATTGTTATATCAAATGCGGCGCCACATTATCATGTTAAGGTGAAAAAAACCTTCTAGTTTTATCTCATTTAAGCGCTTATAACAAAGAATAAAGCAGtggataaaataaataaataaaaactttgTCCTTTTAAAAGTATATTGTACTTGAGAGGTAGTTTGTCCATCCATATTTGTTTGATCTCCGAATCAAAGCGGGttaattaaggtaattcccatgAAAATAACCTACTATCGAGatttcatacacaggacatttaaaaaatgcaataaaaagatggggtcaccgtgcttgtttttgcgctgtatgccctttattctTACGTGTTTTTACCACATTTCGCGAGAAGCGTTtgaaactagatcaaccggaaaaattgttgttatgtagcaaaagctactgaatattactgaaaacttgaacctgcttgtttgtctgggctataatctttaagaGAGTGATTtaaaattgctcaatcttgcaaagaaatgtaagcaaattggaacacttcagtcatcaccttgcactcagtgtcatgctccaaatgcagtttcacgtcgtTTAtaggtaaatactacaacttctactatccaactttttttgtccttaaaatatgtcttccgtgtacctattatagagcaaataaaaccatttaaaatgggggtcaccgtgatCGTTTCTAAGCAACACGATAATAAATGGATGGCAAAGTggcaatttcggcttcaaaacattttccgcgaaaggactggggcgagttccaaaagAGTTATTatgattgcacttaaaagctcttgaacagcaaaagcggcctttgttgccTCTCTTCCGATGGCCGGCGCGAAACGACgtcatctccgaagtcgcaatgttatgcacAGTATGAGATGTGCaatgcaaaacaagggaatcacgcACAACTATGCGAACGCGCATGAAAGCCACGAAAGATCACCCTATAAAGGCGTGACCCAATGCACACCGTGTTCCCTTGTCTACTTGCTTTGCACTCTGATAATTTACCTTATAAGAGCACTCGCCCTATGATTTGAGAGGTTTAACCAGCGTTTTCTTATTATCTTTCAGATGCAGAGAGGGACCCGTGGAACAAAGCACTTCTATTTAGTCAACTCATAGAACTTCCTAAATCTCAAATTAACCATACAATCTTATCCCAATTTCACAATTCTTGAGACCTTGAGACATTAGAAGGCCTTCTTGATCTTCTTAATCAGTTAACAATGGAAATGAACAATTCTTTAGTTTCAACTCAAAAACTACGCAAAAACTGTATTTCAATTTATAATTCAGTCACCAACTGACAGTAAAACGAAGAATTCCAGAGGCATTCTGAGACAATACATGCTGCAGCTAATCCACAATAAAATGACGTTAAGATCTTAACACAAAAAGGTTGATTAAAGCAATGTGTTTTCAAGTAAAAATTTATCTTGAAACTCGCAGTCATTTCGTGGAAAAAACTGTTCCTTCGTTGTGTTGACAAGCATGCCCCCTTGCGTAATAAACGTGTTCGCCCTTGCAAATCACCTTGGATTACTTCGCAACTCAAAAAGCGCTTGCATGCAAGAGATATTCTTAAGTTAAAAGCCACTCGTTCTGGTAATGCGGAGGACTGGCGTAAATTCAAAAAACTTCGCAATATAGTAAACAATGAAATCAAACGTGCGAAAGAATGTCACTATAAGCATGCCCTCAATGAGTACCAAGGTGATCCACGTAACACTTGGCGGATTGTCAATGAGCTTATGTCTAGGAAATCACACAAATGTGTCATAAGCGAACTTAAGCTCCCCTGTGGCAATTCTATTTATGATTCTCATGAGTTGTCTAACGCCTTTAATGATCATTTTTCTTCCATTGGGCCTAAGTTAGCAAATGATATTCACGCCAATGAAGACAATTCTTCTCATTCGGATTATTTAGCTGAGACTGGTCACTGCACATTCGAACTAAAACCGACCAGCGTTTCTaaggttcttcttcttttatccaGATTATGTGAGTCAAAATCTACTGGTTTGGACAGAATATCTGCAAAACTCTTGCGCGAATGTGCTGACTTAATAGCCGAATCACTCTGTACTACCTTTAATCATTCTATTATTTCTGGAATTTTCCCTGATGAATGGAAACTTTCGAAAGTCATCCACTTGTTCAAACAGGGTAATCGTTCAGATGTAAataattaccgcccaatttcagTAATTCCAGTTGTAGCTAAAGTCTTTGAGAGAATTATTTATGATCAACTCTATCATTACCTTACTATACACAAACTCATTTCAAGACACCAATCGGGATTTCGACCTCTTCATTCCACTGTCACTGCCTTACTTGAAGCTACCGATAGctgggcttacaacattgaccaGGGTAATGTAAACGCAGTCGTTTTCTtggatttaaagaaagcctttgacaccgtCGATCACGATATTCTGTTGTCTAAACTTGCGAAATATGGTGTCAGTGGCACTTCATACAATTGGTTTAGATCATACTTGGACTGCCGCAAGCAACGATGTTTTATAAATGGTTCTCTCTCTGGGGACCATTTCCTTACTTGTGGTATACCTCAAGGTACAATTCTGGGTCCACTCCTTTTTCTAATATATATTAACGACTTACCTTACTGTCTATTAAATACTGAACCTCGaatgtatgctgacgacacacaCATAACTTTTGCTAGTAATAACACCCAAAGTATTAACACTGTTTTAAATGAGGATCTTGCTAGAGTTGAAAAATGGCTAACTGCTAACAAGCTTACTCTTAACGCatctaaaactgagtttatgttgATCGGATCGAGGCAAAGGCTAAGCACGTTTCACAACCCTCCGTCACTTATTATTGACGGTGCACCTATAACTCAAGTTACCTCTACGAAATCTCTAGGTGTTCATATTGATCAGACTTTATCTTGGAATGTTCATGTTGAGACTTAATGTAAGAAAATCGCGTCTGGTATTGGAGCGTTGAAGACGTTCCACATGAGACTCTCCGATCAATCTTCATGTCTTTAGTAcagcctcactttgattactgcgATTCTGTCTGGGGATGTTGCGGCAAAACCCTAGCCagtaaacttacaaaacttcaaaatcgcACTGCGCGTATACTCACTTACTCGAACTATGATGCCAACGCTGATAACCTTATCCAAAAACTTGGAtggataaaacttgattctcaaCGAACAATCCATAAGGCTGTGATGGTTTATAAGTCGCTTAATGGTCTTACTCCCGATTACCTTAGTTCTAAATTTGTTGACCGTAGTAGCGTCTCCAGTTACTCCTTAAGGGACACAGAGGGCAAACTAGCTATCCCACAGCCACACACAAACTATAtgaaaaatagcttcagctacactggagcagttctttggaataatttacCAATCGAATTGAGGCAGGCTGACTCCCTTAGAGCGTTCCGGGCTGGCTGCGagcgtttcttttcatcaagttaATCTACAATTCTATACACGGCACTCATGTAAAGcaggtttttattttgtcatctaatattatagttatatttattgattacttagaacaattttgaatAATGTAGCTGTAGTCGTtgtataatttgtaataattctgGTAATTAATTAGGTTTCTATAGTTGCGACTGATGAGTTtaccgtgtctaaataaagttatcctatcctatcctatcctaaccagcccccctccccaacccccccccccccaaaaaaagtatcttttgcaaaaaaaatctcTAAAACGTCACGCTTTTAAAAATCATGGGAAAGTGCGGCAAAAATGGCGCCCCGTTTGGTTCATGATAAGGCTAGTCAGAGAAATGGATTTAGTTCTCAATCGATGACACTAACTGTTTTGCAACGTTAAAGTTTATAAACACGAAAACTGCGTGACATTAAATGAAGAATTGCTCCGTGCCTCTAATGGCCTGGCcgaacgcacgcaacatttcaacgcaacatcttgcaacattgttgggcacaacaagttgcatacgtttggccaccttgttgcgatatgttgcaacaatgttgcaagatgttgcgtcgaaatgttgcgagcgtttggccaggccttttcAAGGTCAGTTGCGTGGAAGAAACAGCTGTGCTATATTCAGGCAACTTTTTCCACATTTACATTGACATATTTTACAATACAAGACTGATACATCACTGATACACTAGTTTACTTATAAGGTAACTTGTCCAGCCCACAAAAGGTGCTATTTCCCGAAGACAGGAAAAAATCTGCTCGCTGGTGCTAGAGGGATTTCTCTTAACAATGAGAAATGTAcgagttttaaaacaaaaacgtaGTCTCAGCTACTGGAAGAGCTGTTTGGTCAACAAGTCCACAAATCTGTTGAAATATATATCTTTGTCCTCGTCTAATTCTCAATACCGACAATTGCCTTTTACTTAACTTGCCATCTTCAGAGACATCCCCGTCCAATTTATCCTCGCCGAATCTTTGCTTTACACACAACTGTGCAACGCTGCGATGAAAGCAAataaccaaagaaaaaaagataagaAAGTAGCTCCTCAAGAAGTAGCCACTCAACAGTCTATTATAAACCACATGAAAATTCACTGTAATCAATTTCCAGCTGTATCAAGACCGCAATGTTACTTGGAATAGCATGATCACCAGAGTGTTTTGCAGGAAAGCCAAACTGtttgcaataaatgacatttgtctTTTCCAAAATGCCACGATCAATGTTGTACACAGTGTATTGAATATAGGACCAATCAAAGACTCGAAGCGACTTACCAGTTGTAACATCATTTTGGACAACATTATCCCAGTAGAGGAGGTGGCATTGATTATATTATGATTTCTGCAGGTCTTGATACAGCATGTTTAGCAGATTCTGTGCAACTTGGAAAgccacaaaaagaaaatttaaggtCAACCGCTACCTTCTTAGTGTTCTCCTCCACTCTAATGGCCACTGGGACAATAAATCTGTGTTGCAGCAAAAAGATGATAATACGTATTTGCCATGGCACCAAgaacacacttttttttttgttgtatgGCACTACTGGATGCAAAGAACATCTTGGAGACTTTTTTCAAAAGTACTCTTTATCCGATCTGTTTTTTTGATAGATAAATTTGCGGTGGCTTCTGTCCACATTCATCAGAGCTATGAAGATCGTTATTGCTCGCGCTGCAAGAgctgttgtctcgttctattgaGCCTTGTGCTatgcgtttaaaagctaattgTGTTGATACCAAGAAACAGTGACATTAACTTCAAATGAATGATATGTAAGCGCGAGGAAGTGGTTTCTTCTCGTTTACAGTGTCGCTGTCTAAGGTGGAATGTCACGACTCCAAGAAAAGTCTCCTGTGATAGTTCATCACACCGCGTTCGAGGATGTACGCATCTCTCAGGTGGATGTTGTGATCCGTGGACTCAGCATGCTGTTCGATTGCTGATTCGCTGTTGCTCGCGCGGCCTGAATCATGTTCGGCTCCGCGCGAGTTCCACGAGAGCTCACACTAGCCCCGAcgaaattttccctttcgtaaacaagcgatgccatttggacgacacttaaaacaattttcacagttaagtttgtcgtttgcaaatgaggtAAAAAACACTTCATTTtggactagattagcagcgtatgtcacttaggattaaaaaaaaaaactgagaaaaaaccttgaaaaaaaatttgaaaacgttgATCGAATGATGTCAAACTCAGTTCAATGGCTTAAGAGCAAATGAACTTAACATCTACACTACCGAAACATCAGCTtcacatttgcaattttaaagtatttaaacgaagctaatcctaacaatttattgagagctaaccaaATAAAAAGGCTTgagaatggcatcgaccgtcaaaaatggcatcgcttgtttacgaaagggaaattagcCTCCCCGACGTAGGTGAACGAGCAGCTACCgtaaataaaaaacgaaaaaatgacaaaaaacgACAAACGACAGCTTAAAGAGAGAGCAATAACGATCGTCGTAGCTCTGATGAAGGTGGACAGAAGCCACCGAAAATTAAGCTATCAAAAAAACAGATCGTATTAAGAGTACTTTTGAAAAATGACTACTACTGATCACAATACTGGAAGCAGTATTTTCATCTTGGATACTGCTGGATTGTTTTTGAGCGGTGGGAGGTGTGATGTGGCTGAAAATCAGCTTTAAAGATTGCAATTACCATTTATCATTTCAAACACACAGTAATGCTctgatcaaatcgaaacttcaacattcccCCCTTCCCTGGGCAAACCTGCGCCCGGGGAGttgggaatttgacctttgcctgggtggggtggggaaaattgaaccggaagtgtcaagcttcaaataattctttttttcGGGCGCCAAAGTCGCTAACAGTTCGAAACACATGtgtggacgagatggaagagtatATAGCATTTCTGAGCGACtagcttacaaaaaaggtcttcaaaagttgtctcCAAAGGAATTTTGGCTGCGTAATTCGTCTTTGTCGTAGTATGGAGTGAGTACAATATGGTACGTTTTCACACCatccatttcattgttaaagctctgAAAGCTGTACGTTTCTGTTAGAGCTAACCAAACCGACACcgaacaatttaaaatacatgcagtcgTTAACGATCTAGGCTCTGCTGTTGATAAGCATACAGTACTCTCGTTAGACAACCTTTGCCGTGTTTCGGACTTAGGGCAGGCTTATACTTGCTTATTGCCTTAATTAATCAATTTGcaagtcacttttaatagtttcaatattaaagttgtgttttaatAGTAACGCAAGTCCGGTAAAACGACATCTTCATATAAAGGGTCACGAAACATGTGTTGGCATGTTAATACACAAgctttattattatacattggtgtcaccagctcgattcgctctgacgaagggctaacgctcgaaacgtcagcttttagaatctctgtacggtggtcaatttacattatcaactccgttgataaaaccaaatttttgtataattcttgcttgctctgtttctcttacgtcatacctacaaacaatagattttatatatgtagaattgacgtcatacccaCAGataatagttttatgcatgcagaagtgacgtcacgtaacacactaaccagcagttttatcagttttgtcatggcggagctcagctcaggaatatgcataataaaacaattattgaattcggttttcgcatgttaggcAAAGTttggccaaagtttgtgttatccgcttcagccttcggcttcagcagataacacaaactttggccttgataattatcgctaacatgctcaacctcatccaataattgttaattaaagacgacaggagctgacaacgattgttctttagcAGGGTTTGACTGACAAATCCGACGACAGGGTAGGGCATCTGAACACCATTTGGGCCCGAGGGGGCAGGAATTTGAACGATCTGGGTTTGCCCGGGAGGGggggtgttgaagtttcgagttgattggcgcataataattattaagtgaagtacgatcaTCCTGAGAAGAGAAAGATTGTTTAAGATGACATTGACTGGCATTTTGACAACCAGACATCAGTAAATGGCATAATCACTCAGGTCTTGATGTGACTGGCCAACTAAGTTGTGATGTTATTGAGGCCAAATGATCTCTTTCCAACGCGttatttcaggggcacccaacgtcaattttcggaaaatatctgttcggaagacgatttgagatctagaattttcggaacatttgttgtaaaattccttccTCAGGTAGAAGAAGCGCGtcaagtagtacaagcacctCCAGTACTCCGAGGAGAAGAACCTCAAGTAGgagaagcacctcaagtaggcATGGGTATGAGTTATTTAAcgattattccacgagcgcgcgttggatatgagatgatagatagccaacgaggcgcttAGCGATTACAGCCGAGTtagctataatcatctcatatccaacaagcgcgagtggaataattgttttattaaaaacgcccccaaaatatagaaaactagactacaataaaaataaaaaggcccaaaaaatcacgcatatgcttgccgtgtttgtagatcatggtataaataaacaatagccttcatttggcgcgaaaatatgctcggatatttgtccgcggacattatctgttccgagaagcgaacagttttccgagagcgaagctcgaggaaaactgtgagcttcgaggaacagataatgtccgcggacaaatatccgagcatatttttaaagccaaattgaggctattgtgtttattatccttcaaatatttttcgcaacaagcgggatctgccagtccgtcctatgtcaacacgtcaaagtttgtcaattggcttccaaaaccgcgtcattcaatattcatttccagaatttcgaacagacttcgattcagttaaaagaatatgcttggggaaaaagtacaacatttcagttaaaggaaaacatacttttttaattgtgtggatacaagtggcggatacgatttacaaacagcttaccgtaaaaaacgttaacagcgtataaagtggattttttggtgttttctggtaccgctctatcgaccagcaggtttatctcttcttctgttacgaaagcaaaccgttctgccatcccaacattaattttagtgtgagacttgaatccttgaagtcggttttaaaaattggggaatatcattggggaatatcctcggatattccccagttttagctggggaatattcgcccacgtgacgcgtttagaccaatcgcgcgcgagcgaaaatatttgatggattacaatggctcataacccacgatggcttagccaatcaaaactctcgaattgcattatccaatttttaccctaaaaaggtcacctagaattctCGGGAaccctttttctggctgaaattttcgaaaaggtaagttttgatccctataattttcggctCACTAggctttcagctagggaatccgaacagatgaaaaatttttaggggataaaaatatgcctctATCTCCcgtttaaataataaaatacgtttaaaaatgctatgtttaagtggttttgaacaatattttcgttgggtgccctgtTATTTGAACTATTTATACGCAAATACGGTTGcaggaataaaagaaaaaggattaCACGTTACAAATGCACAAAAGTACAGGCCAAAAATCGACAAGAAATAGCAGCGAAAAAGATACAACATGTTCAACGAAATAGGCGGATGACAAGAACACATAATTATCACGCAGCTACAAAAAAGAGATTTGAAGTCACACCAACTAAGCGTAAACGCAAAAGATACTCAAAGATACACGCGAAAAAACACATTTCTTGGTAAGTGTAAACGCGGCATCAACAGATGTAATTGGTCAACTGCCAGTTATTAGCCTACATGTCATTGGCTGTGAATACTGTAAACAGTGTTTGGTGCACTGATTTTCACAGCCATGCCGATTTATCAAATAGACCATCTGGGCACTTGCTTACTTTGAACAAATTGCACTTCAGAATAAATATCACTATCAGCATGTCCCATAACCAAGTCCTACCCCATTCCCTATTCCTGACATCAGAGTTATTTGTCTTGAGGCTATTTTGAAAAGGTTTCACAGTGTTCAGGTTTTAGCACATGCCAACCACCAGGGGTAACAGACTATCAATTTTGTGCAATCTAGGGCTCTGCCTAAGATTcaggcccagttgttcaaatccTGATTAAGCTAATCCTAGATTACTTGGAACTTAACTTTTATTGCACtttatttctgatacaaaaaaAGTTGATACAAGATTTTTAGTCTGCAATGTTGACTTTGACTTTTGCTTTCCCTCAACATAAAATTACAATGTTAAGGCTTTTCTGACAGGCAAAATTCAGCCCTTGGTTAGTATTTAACCGCAGATTGGTCTTAATCGGCTTTTAAACAAACCTAAACAACTGGGCCCAAGAGAAACTTCCCCAGGCGGTTGCATATGCTGGAACATGTACCTGATTGGACAATGTTGGTTTGTTGAGGGGCTTTAGCTTTTTCTTGTCGTATGAGCAAATATGAGCAATTCTTTTTCATCTGTTAGATGCTTTTGAAATTATTGTTACTCACCATAAGTTAGAGTTTGATCAGattcttcctcctcctcctccgcCTCATCTGCTCCCTTTTCATCTTCCACCACCTCCCCATTATCATTAAaattatcaccatcatcatcatcaatatcaaTGGAatcatagtcatcatcatcatcatcatcatcatcatcatgtttGTTGTCGCCAACAGCATCATCCTGATCATACTCATAATTACTTCTTTCTTTGCCTGTACACatcttttcttcttcagataTCTCTTTGTTACTGGTCCTACTCCCATTTTCACCTCCGTTAATTATTGTCAAATCTCCTTCAACAATGGGATGACAATCTGCCCCACCAACTCCAACCACATTGCTTTCATTCTCACATCTAGTGTTAAAAGTTTCTGTACAACCATTTGAGGCTGGTGATAATTTGATCTCTGATGTGCATTTCAAATCTTCAAGTTCTTCATCACTTCCACTTTCCAGTTTCTGtttcttgtttgtttcttctgaatttttcccatttcctacccttttttccttcaaattttctttttcagctTTCAACACAAGTTCCAAAATCCTCTGACTTGCCCCCCTTCTCATTTCCTCATCTGCTTGATTATCTGTTTGATTCAAAAGAGGAACAATGTCATCAAATGTTTCACTTCTTTGTGCTTGAATTTGTTCCTCCAAGAGTTGCTTGAACTCAGTGATGCTCAAGTGAAGAATCTGCAACAGGTAAAAGTCAACAAAAAAAGATTTAAGACTAAAAGTAGAAGCTCAGCAAGCAAAGTTATTGACATACTAACAGTATGATAGACTGACTTAGTGACCAACTGAATGACATATTATATTTTACAATCACCCTAAGAAGGAGATACAAGTCTGGACTGAAATGAGAACATCCCTCTCTTCCAAAATGAAACATGTCATCATCAGACATCACATcctaaaagataaaaaaagattCTCCATTACTGTGTTTATAAGCTTGAATGTCTACTCTAATGATCAGCTGTCATATTTTGTACCATTAAACAAGAATACTGTTTCTATACCCAGAGTTCAATACCAAGAAGACAAGTTTGAAAAACTGACATAATCGCTGTTGTGCACGTCGGGAACAGTCAAGTGTTTTCTAAAATTGTGTAATTGCACGTGTCCCCTCCCTCACATA harbors:
- the LOC137977583 gene encoding N-lysine methyltransferase setd6-like isoform X1, producing MLGMDETLDSFLSWCNVNGLRLSDKVKVSLQGSCHRYGMIAVDNIKKGECLFEIPRSLLLKPESSSISGILENLTYKSRIALNRRSGWTPLLLALMYEYTNPTSHWKPYLNLMPDVTVLDQPYFWGEDELWKELKGIEILKDVERDIQLIEEEYKCIALPFIKKHPNYFSESCHTLDLYKHMAAFVMAYSFTEKSDYDSDSDSNFSAGAPAPVMVPMADILNHISKNNAHLEFGRETLTMVAVQDIFEGQEVFNTYGELSNCDLLQSYGFVENELPNKYDVVDIPLAAFHEVMKANQPLKATQLLNAKFEFIRQMDVMSDDDMFHFGREGCSHFSPDLYLLLRILHLSITEFKQLLEEQIQAQRSETFDDIVPLLNQTDNQADEEMRRGASQRILELVLKAEKENLKEKRVGNGKNSEETNKKQKLESGSDEELEDLKCTSEIKLSPASNGCTETFNTRCENESNVVGVGGADCHPIVEGDLTIINGGENGSRTSNKEISEEEKMCTGKERSNYEYDQDDAVGDNKHDDDDDDDDDDYDSIDIDDDDGDNFNDNGEVVEDEKGADEAEEEEEESDQTLTYDLLSQWPLEWRRTLRSVAQLCVKQRFGEDKLDGDVSEDGKLSKRQLSVLRIRRGQRYIFQQICGLVDQTALPVAETTFLF
- the LOC137977583 gene encoding N-lysine methyltransferase setd6-like isoform X3, coding for MYEYTNPTSHWKPYLNLMPDVTVLDQPYFWGEDELWKELKGIEILKDVERDIQLIEEEYKCIALPFIKKHPNYFSESCHTLDLYKHMAAFVMAYSFTEKSDYDSDSDSNFSAGAPAPVMVPMADILNHISKNNAHLEFGRETLTMVAVQDIFEGQEVFNTYGELSNCDLLQSYGFVENELPNKYDVVDIPLAAFHEVMKANQPLKATQLLNAKFEFIRQMDVMSDDDMFHFGREGCSHFSPDLYLLLRILHLSITEFKQLLEEQIQAQRSETFDDIVPLLNQTDNQADEEMRRGASQRILELVLKAEKENLKEKRVGNGKNSEETNKKQKLESGSDEELEDLKCTSEIKLSPASNGCTETFNTRCENESNVVGVGGADCHPIVEGDLTIINGGENGSRTSNKEISEEEKMCTGKERSNYEYDQDDAVGDNKHDDDDDDDDDDYDSIDIDDDDGDNFNDNGEVVEDEKGADEAEEEEEESDQTLTYDLLSQWPLEWRRTLRSVAQLCVKQRFGEDKLDGDVSEDGKLSKRQLSVLRIRRGQRYIFQQICGLVDQTALPVAETTFLF